One window from the genome of Acidobacteriota bacterium encodes:
- a CDS encoding AMP-binding protein has product MNVSTPRRNLQSFLGTMAECGDRGGFVRAGVRRHSKSYADVLRHAGGIRAVGLGPGDRVLLLLEDGPSWVAAFAACLAAGAVVVPLDRSSSAEFVGAVARRCGARILLYDGSAGAPPALPGVLAVDVEAAAPASSLGSIADPSPSDLAEIVFTSGTTAEPRGVMITHANILTALAGIEKGIVSRRRLWSPFSPIPFVSLVPLSHLFGQALGLFIPSILGARVVYCGSRPPGALLALAKREKAWVLVSVPRHLAGLRAYLEKRVRRRAGALPRAWWRRAWRARALWREHGWRLRALVVGGARLDPDLERAFKDLGYLVVQGYGLTETAPIISVSNPFDDRVGILGRPTRSQEVRIGFDGEILVRGGNVTPGYFEDSAATSAAFESGWFRTGDLGALEADGSLRFVGRKKDVIVTGEGQNVFPEEVEEVLRRQVGILDACVVAVSGGKGEEVHAAVIPAPGGDVGLAVAGANEVLAAHQRVRGWSVWGDLDFPRTATGKVLRREVVAAVRPGGSSGTSPVGAGPIDLLRELAGSAARTDQRLGAELGLSSIDVAELAASIEERYQVELDPSKIHEDASLDQLLADARSAAVHDEHWVMPRWARGRAAGLVRGFIQTLVVFPLLRLFVRLEVRGRDRLADLEAPFLLAANHASHLDVPVLLMALPRRLRRRVAVAMQPEYFEEYLTGKGAFLRRLGQGWGYNLLSLVFHTFPFPRSAAFRVARDYAGDLADNGWAIVVFPEGELSRDGAIREFRPGVGVLAQDLGLLVVPVRVGGLFKVLPRGTHFPHGFRLPVSVAWGEPIRRMEGEKANAVTKRVEGAVNGL; this is encoded by the coding sequence GTGAACGTGAGCACCCCTCGCCGCAACCTCCAGTCGTTCCTCGGGACGATGGCGGAGTGCGGGGATCGGGGTGGGTTCGTGCGGGCGGGGGTGCGGAGGCACTCGAAGAGCTACGCCGACGTCCTGCGGCACGCGGGGGGAATTCGGGCCGTCGGGCTCGGTCCGGGGGATCGCGTCCTCCTCCTTCTCGAGGACGGGCCTTCGTGGGTTGCGGCTTTCGCGGCGTGCCTCGCCGCGGGGGCGGTGGTCGTTCCGCTGGATCGGTCGTCTTCGGCGGAGTTCGTGGGGGCTGTGGCGCGGCGGTGCGGGGCGCGCATCCTCTTATATGACGGGAGCGCGGGGGCGCCTCCCGCTCTTCCCGGGGTTCTTGCGGTGGACGTCGAGGCTGCGGCTCCGGCCTCCTCTCTCGGATCTATTGCCGATCCTTCACCTTCCGATCTCGCGGAGATCGTCTTCACTTCGGGGACGACGGCGGAGCCGCGCGGCGTGATGATCACGCACGCGAACATCCTCACGGCTCTCGCGGGGATCGAGAAGGGAATCGTCTCGCGGCGGCGGCTGTGGTCTCCCTTCTCGCCGATTCCGTTCGTCTCTCTGGTGCCTTTGAGCCACCTCTTCGGGCAGGCGCTCGGGCTCTTCATCCCTTCGATTCTCGGGGCGCGGGTTGTGTACTGCGGGTCGCGGCCGCCGGGGGCGCTGCTCGCTCTGGCGAAGCGGGAGAAGGCCTGGGTGCTCGTCTCGGTGCCGCGGCATCTGGCGGGTCTTCGGGCTTACCTCGAGAAGCGCGTGCGGCGTCGTGCGGGGGCTCTTCCTCGCGCCTGGTGGCGGCGCGCGTGGCGCGCGCGCGCCTTGTGGCGGGAGCATGGGTGGCGGCTTCGGGCTCTCGTCGTCGGGGGGGCTCGGCTGGATCCGGATCTGGAGCGCGCGTTCAAGGATCTGGGGTATCTGGTCGTGCAGGGGTATGGGCTCACGGAGACGGCGCCCATCATCTCGGTGTCGAATCCGTTCGATGATCGGGTGGGGATCCTGGGTCGGCCGACGAGGTCTCAGGAAGTACGGATTGGGTTTGATGGCGAGATTCTCGTGCGCGGGGGGAATGTCACTCCGGGTTACTTTGAAGACTCTGCGGCGACTTCGGCGGCGTTCGAGTCGGGGTGGTTTCGGACCGGGGATCTGGGGGCGCTCGAGGCGGATGGGTCGCTGCGGTTCGTCGGGAGGAAGAAGGACGTCATCGTCACGGGGGAGGGGCAGAACGTTTTTCCCGAAGAAGTCGAGGAGGTTTTGCGGCGGCAGGTGGGGATTCTTGATGCTTGCGTCGTGGCGGTTTCGGGGGGGAAGGGGGAGGAGGTTCATGCGGCGGTGATTCCTGCTCCGGGGGGGGATGTGGGTTTGGCGGTGGCGGGGGCGAATGAGGTTCTGGCGGCGCATCAGCGGGTGCGGGGGTGGTCGGTTTGGGGGGATTTGGATTTTCCGCGGACGGCTACGGGGAAGGTGTTGCGGCGGGAGGTTGTGGCGGCGGTGCGGCCGGGTGGTTCGTCAGGGACTTCGCCAGTTGGTGCGGGGCCGATCGATCTTCTGCGCGAGCTCGCGGGGTCGGCGGCGCGGACGGACCAGCGACTGGGGGCGGAGCTTGGGCTTTCTTCGATTGACGTCGCGGAGCTAGCCGCATCAATCGAGGAGCGATACCAAGTCGAGCTCGATCCGTCAAAGATTCACGAGGACGCGTCGCTGGATCAGCTTCTGGCGGATGCGCGGTCGGCGGCGGTGCATGACGAGCACTGGGTAATGCCTCGGTGGGCGCGGGGCCGAGCGGCGGGCTTGGTACGCGGCTTCATTCAGACGCTCGTCGTCTTCCCTCTCCTGAGGCTCTTTGTGCGGCTTGAAGTTCGTGGACGCGATCGGCTCGCGGATCTAGAGGCCCCTTTTCTCCTCGCCGCGAACCACGCGAGTCATCTCGATGTCCCGGTACTCCTCATGGCTCTTCCTCGAAGACTGCGCCGGCGGGTTGCGGTGGCGATGCAGCCGGAGTACTTCGAGGAGTACCTCACTGGGAAAGGCGCCTTTCTCCGGCGCCTTGGGCAGGGGTGGGGGTATAACCTGCTCAGCCTAGTGTTTCACACGTTCCCGTTTCCAAGGAGCGCCGCGTTCCGTGTGGCCCGCGACTACGCCGGCGATCTAGCCGACAACGGTTGGGCGATCGTCGTCTTCCCCGAAGGTGAGTTGAGTCGTGACGGCGCCATACGTGAGTTCCGCCCGGGCGTCGGCGTCCTCGCGCAGGACTTGGGCCTCCTTGTGGTCCCCGTGCGCGTCGGCGGTCTTTTCAAAGTGCTTCCGCGCGGCACCCATTTCCCACACGGGTTCCGGCTTCCAGTGAGCGTGGCTTGGGGCGAGCCCATAAGGAGGATGGAGGGGGAGAAGGCGAACGCAGTTACCAAACGGGTGGAGGGAGCCGTGAATGGCCTGTGA
- a CDS encoding addiction module protein translates to MTKPTEMVLADALRLDEDSRAELAAELLASLDGPSDPDAEAAWSVEIERRIAAIEAGTATLEPWDDVKRRIEREILGR, encoded by the coding sequence ATGACAAAACCTACCGAGATGGTACTTGCTGACGCGCTCCGACTCGACGAGGATTCTCGTGCTGAACTCGCCGCAGAGTTGCTCGCCAGCCTCGACGGACCGAGCGACCCCGACGCAGAAGCGGCCTGGTCAGTGGAGATCGAGCGACGGATCGCCGCGATCGAAGCCGGAACCGCGACGCTTGAACCCTGGGACGACGTCAAGCGGCGGATCGAGAGAGAGATCCTCGGGAGGTGA
- a CDS encoding type II toxin-antitoxin system RelE/ParE family toxin: MTLPVRFSGPASEEFRAAVTWYETRRRGLGAEFLDATADTVRLIQRQPEAGSPAFKDPRTRRTLIRRFPYQLVYRLGEVEIVILAVAHLKRRPGYWKHRS, encoded by the coding sequence GTGACGCTTCCCGTTCGGTTCAGCGGACCGGCAAGCGAAGAGTTTCGCGCTGCCGTCACCTGGTACGAGACGAGACGCCGCGGCCTCGGCGCCGAGTTCTTGGACGCGACCGCGGACACTGTGCGTCTCATCCAGCGGCAACCGGAAGCCGGAAGTCCGGCCTTCAAGGACCCCCGCACGCGCCGGACTCTGATACGTCGGTTTCCCTACCAGCTTGTATACCGCCTCGGCGAAGTGGAGATCGTGATTCTCGCCGTCGCCCACCTGAAACGGCGTCCAGGCTACTGGAAGCATCGCTCCTGA
- a CDS encoding type II toxin-antitoxin system Phd/YefM family antitoxin produces the protein MKKAALSTVEDDLSKFLRMAEREEVVITRHGKPAGVLIGFRSEDDWFDYRLENDPRFLKRIEAARRSLRAGKGVSLENAGRK, from the coding sequence ATGAAGAAAGCGGCGCTCTCTACGGTCGAAGACGATCTCTCCAAGTTTCTCCGGATGGCGGAGCGAGAGGAAGTGGTCATAACGCGGCACGGCAAGCCGGCCGGCGTTCTGATCGGTTTTCGCTCCGAGGACGACTGGTTCGACTACCGGCTCGAGAACGACCCGCGGTTTCTGAAGCGCATCGAGGCGGCGCGGCGAAGTCTCCGGGCCGGAAAGGGTGTGAGTCTCGAAAACGCGGGTCGCAAGTGA